A single genomic interval of Spinacia oleracea cultivar Varoflay chromosome 6, BTI_SOV_V1, whole genome shotgun sequence harbors:
- the LOC110791673 gene encoding SKP1-interacting partner 15 — MESPPIYRLPQDTLHMIFTKLPLRDIIRCRSISKPFNHLLTSPSFCHLISSLHPPLSLLALRPPHHHTRHRQAALLSPPPPPPPLPLLHAFDPSSDKWLRFDLTFLPFTSLSPVTSSLGQIYLWGDSPESPARSLVVCNPLTRAYRVLPQLGSAWSKHGSVLSGSGGRILVLTELATLYWCDHSTHNRSYNKKISNNNKNSWLKFSSNLPSKPRSPILVGSSLYALCDVGSPWRSLWKLFSCKLPDFETTALGWSRVERSEWGDVFDILKRPRLVKGVGNKILMVGGLKSSFSLNASCSTILILRLDLESLEWDEAGRMPLDMYKCFQESSKFKVFGGGDKVCFSAKRVGKLALWDNSAQGVGGGGGGGGGGEWQWIEGAPGYGDGLLRGFVFDACLGSVS; from the coding sequence aTGGAATCTCCACCAATCTACCGTCTCCCTCAAGACACCCTCCACATGATCTTCACCAAACTCCCCCTCCGCGATATCATCCGTTGCCGATCTATCTCCAAGCCCTTCAACCACCTCCTCACTTCCCCCTCCTTCTGCCACCTCATCTCCTCCCTCCACCCTCCTCTTTCTCTCCTCGCTCTCCGCCCTCCCCACCACCACACCCGCCACCGTCAAGCCGCCCTTCTCtcccctcctcctcctcctcccccTCTCCCTCTCCTCCACGCCTTCGATCCTTCCTCCGATAAATGGCTCAGATTTGACCTCACTTTCCTTCCCTTCACTTCTCTCTCCCCGGTCACTTCCTCACTCGGTCAGATCTACCTCTGGGGTGACTCACCCGAGTCCCCTGCTCGCTCACTTGTTGTTTGCAACCCTTTAACCCGGGCTTACCGGGTTCTCCCCCAGCTCGGGTCCGCGTGGTCGAAACATGGATCGGTTTTATCCGGGTCCGGTGGGCGGATTCTTGTTCTCACTGAACTCGCCACCTTGTATTGGTGTGATCACAGCACTCACAATCGCAGTTACAATAAGAAAATTAGCAACAATAACAAGAATAGTTGGTTAAAGTTTTCGTCGAATTTACCCTCGAAACCTCGGAGCCCCATCTTAGTTGGGAGCTCCTTGTATGCCCTCTGTGATGTGGGATCACCTTGGAGAAGTCTCTGGAAGTTATTCAGCTGTAAGCTGCCCGATTTCGAGACGACGGCGTTGGGATGGAGTAGGGTCGAGAGGAGTGAATGGGGGGATGTGTTTGATATCTTGAAAAGACCTAGATTAGTCAAGGGGGTTGGGAACAAGATTCTAATGGTGGGAGGGCTAAAATCGTCATTTTCATTGAATGCTTCTTGCTCTACAATATTGATACTTAGGTTGGATTTGGAGAGTCTGGAGTGGGATGAGGCAGGGAGAATGCCTTTGGATATGTATAAGTGTTTTCAGGAATCTTCGAAGTTTAAGGTTTTTGGAGGAGGGGATAAGGTTTGTTTTTCGGCTAAGAGGGTTGGGAAGTTGGCATTGTGGGACAATTCCGCTCAAGGAGTAGGTGGTGGaggtggcggtggcggtggcggtgaGTGGCAGTGGATCGAGGGGGCGCCTGGGTATGGGGACGGATTGTTACGTGGGTTCGTATTTGATGCTTGCCTTGGTTCGGTGTCGTGA
- the LOC130463621 gene encoding uncharacterized protein, which yields MDKAYKNGKIWTDQPYGSIKLEPWLIFHDKATFLEVLRSYCIQEGFGLSVERADNRRYTAVCAVESCDWRIHASRLFDNVSWAIKVISGSHRTCGRLEENPVVTSEWLCKHMLGEIEANPEIPVETLRRYAQEKFQLRVKKRLLYKVRSMAKGKLHGGWAEAYELLPRYAEMIKQTNPGSHALITWGASSGDVNPKFRACFFSFAAQVRGFLRGCRPIIGIDGAHLSGFYKGILLTAVDIDGNNEIFVLAYGIVDTESCDSWTYFMRCLRQMFEQEGCNRDDWTFISDRMKGVELAVRETFPRATRRVCCQHLYMNCKNNGFSGSAFHKLFWIAANAYNEYVFGKAMEKISEYNANATAYLNSCIEQWSRHKFDSTVCCDHNTTNFVESFNACTKPFRDMPVFSWKRVGARFDKAVDMEEGQLTAYALKELEERTAESRLCYATACGGGEFEVRDGHVNFPIRLATRSCACGKWQICGIPCKHALRVIYDQRMNPHDFISPWFKAAAYKLTYAEHIHPMADPSQWPDFGLPSIQPPTIKRPSGRPAKKRKRGENEPKKGKRNTNVKCGKCREFGHNSRTCKSGGTSATGPSTSKSGAAGASTSNGGPNTRKRSKAAA from the exons ATGGATAAGGCCTATAAAAATGGCAAAATATGGACTGATCAACCATATGGGTCCATTAAGTTAGAACCCTGGTTGATCTTTCATGATAAGGCCACATTTCTTGAAGTGTTGAGAAGTTACTGCATACAGGAGGGGTTTGGGCTTAGTGTTGAGAGGGCTGATAATAGGAGGTACACAGCAGTGTGTGCAGTGGAGTCATGTGACTGGAGGATACATGCCAGTAGGTTGTTTGACAATGTTAGCTGGGCCATTAAGGTGATCAGTGGGTCCCACAGAACTTGTGGGAGGCTTGAGGAGAATCCAGTAGTGACCTCTGAGTGGTTGTGTAAGCATATGTTGGGGGAAATAGAGGCAAATCCAGAGATTCCAGTGGAGACATTGAGGAGGTATGCACAGGAGAAGTTTCAGTTGAGGGTGAAAAAGAGGCTATTGTACAAGGTCAGGAGTATGGCAAAGGGAAAGCTGCATGGTGGTTGGGCTGAAGCATATGAGCTGTTGCCTAGATATGCTGAGATGATTAAGCAAACAAACCCAGGGAGTCATGCACTTATAACATGGGGGGCCAGTAGTGGGGATGTGAACCCAAAATTCAGAGCTTGCTTCTTCTCATTTGCTGCACAAGTCAGGGGGTTTCTAAGGGGTTGTAGGCCCATAATTGGAATAGATGGGGCTCATTTAAGTGGTTTCTACAAGGGCATTCTACTGACAGCAGTTGACATAGATGGGAATAATGAAATTTTTGTTCTTGCCTATGGGATAGTAGACACTGAGAGTTGTGACAGTTGGACCTACTTCATGAGATGTTTGAGGCAAATGTTTGAGCAGGAGGGTTGCAACAGAGATGATTGGACCTTCATCAGTGATAGGATGAAG GGTGTTGAGTTGGCAGTTAGAGAAACTTTTCCTAGAGCAACTAGGAGAGTTTGCTGCCAACACCTATACATGAATTGTAAGAACAATGGCTTCAGTGGATCTGCATTCCACAAGCTATTTTGGATAGCTGCTAATGCATACAATGAGTATGTGTTTGGTAAGGCCATGGAAAAGATCAGTGAGTACAATGCAAATGCCACTGCATACTTGAACAGCTGCATTGAGCAGTGGTCTAGGCATAAGTTTGACTCTACTGtttgttgtgatcacaacacaACAAACTTTGTGGAGTCATTCAATGCATGCACAAAGCCCTTCAGAGACATGCCTGTCTTCTCATGGAAG AGGGTGGGGGCTAGATTTGACAAGGCAGTTGACATGGAGGAAGGTCAGCTCACTGCATATGCATTGAAAGAGTTAGAGGAGAGGACAGCTGAGTCCAGGTTATGTTATGCCACAGCATGTGGAGGGGGTGAATTTGAGGTTAGGGATGGACATGTCAACTTCCCAATTAGGCTTGCAACAAGAAGTTGTGCCTGTGGGAAGTGGCAGATCTGTGGAATCCCCTGCAAGCATGCACTGAGGGTCATATATGACCAAAGGATGAACCCCCATGATTTCATATCCCCATGGTTCAAGGCTGCTGCATACAAGCTAACCTATGCAGAACATATTCATCCTATGGCAGATCCATCTCAGTGGCCTGACTTTGGCCTTCCTTCCATTCAGCCTCCAACCATCAAAAGACCATCTGGCAGACCtgctaagaagagaaagagaggggAAAATGAACCAAAGAAAGGGAAGAGGAACACAAATGTGAAATGTGGAAAGTGTAGAGAGTTTGGTCACAACTCAAGAACATGCAAGAGTGGAGGAACAAGTGCCACTGGACCAAGTACTTCAAAGAGTGGTGCAGCAGGAGCAAGTACATCAAATGGGGGACCAAACACAAGGAAGAGGTCAAAGGCAGCTGCATAG
- the LOC130463992 gene encoding uncharacterized protein: MSAIWLLLRYGSHSFDIRVGDMEKYRLLKLFLDIFEESVKQDVFLPSTFSLYVEGPCGKVELNDDKTLRLLWGWNWGKDTAEIWVEGTDKPGLVFRNAVATIENHRKEKERQLKERQEELLRAQREEEEAMRKQQEREDILREIQEQMEYTVAMEVPVVDCEDMKVEYVRVISKDDADEVFPGCSQPKQTQESPKKQPTPPKHTNHVASKSKGKDKPASKKLTPKRRASAKQPTP; this comes from the coding sequence ATGAGTGCTATTTGGTTGTTACTACGTTATGGGTCACATAGTTTTGATATTAGAGTGGGAGACATGGAAAAATATCGTTTGTTGAAGTTGTTTCTTGATATCTTTGAGGAATCAGTTAAGCAAGATGTTTTTTTGCCTAGTACCTTTAGCTTGTATGTTGAGGGTCCTTGTGGTAAGGTTGAATTGAATGATGATAAGACTTTAAGGCTTCTGTGGGGATGGAATTGGGGTAAAGACACTGCTGAAATTTGGGTTGAGGGAACAGATAAACCAGGATTGGTGTTTAGGAATGCTGTTGCAACAATTGAGAATCATAGAAAGGAAAAAGAGAGACAACTTAAGGAGAGACAAGAGGAACTGTTGAGGGCTCaaagagaggaggaagaggCAATGAGGAAACAACAGGAAAGGGAGGACATTTTGAGGGAAATACAGGAACAAATGGAGTACACTGTGGCTATGGAGGTCCCTGTTGTTGATTGTGAGGACATGAAGGTTGAGTATGTGAGAGTCATTAGCAAAGATGATGCTGATGAGGTGTTTCCAGGTTGCTCTCAACCAAAACAAACACAAGAATCCCCAAAGAAACAACCCACCCCACCCAAACACACAAATCATGTTGCTTCTAAGTCAAAAGGCAAGGATAAGCCTGCTTCTAAGAAACTAACCCCCAAAAGGAGGGCATCAGCTAAACAACCCACCCCATAG